A single genomic interval of Lathyrus oleraceus cultivar Zhongwan6 chromosome 7, CAAS_Psat_ZW6_1.0, whole genome shotgun sequence harbors:
- the LOC127102290 gene encoding protein MET1, chloroplastic → MLGQKHPKSAVFGTEIWPAAEYGRTMYTIRQRIGPLLMRMQKRYGKIKTGGEFTEKEIIRAERNSGVVSSKVREIQMQNYLRKKELKERRENDLREGLRLYKNAKYEEALEKFESVLGTKPEPDEAAVASYNVTCCYSKLNQRIRTDPDLANARASPEFYPLLKRFYESFINENAINAIKSIFGIFNKK, encoded by the exons ATGTTGGGTCAGAAGCATCCAAAGAG TGCTGTTTTTGGGACCGAAATTTGGCCAGCCGCGGAATATGGAAGAACAATGTACACAATTCGCCAAAGAATAGGCCCACTACTCATGAGAATGCAGAAAAGATATG GAAAGATAAAAACAGGTGGCGAGTTCACTGAGAAGGAGATCATCAGAGCTGAAAGGAACTCTGGTGTAGTCAGTAGCAAAGTCAGGGAAATTCAA ATGCAAAACTACCTAAGGAAAAAGGAACTGAAAGAGCGCCGGGAAAATGATTTGAGAGAAGGCTTACGACTATACAA GAATGCTAAGTATGAGGAAGCATTAGAGAAATTTGAGTCAGTTTTGGGAACAAAGCCAGAGCCTGATGAAGCAGCAGTGGCAAGTTATAATGTTACTTGTTGTTACTCTAAGCTGAATCAG AGAATCAGAACTGATCCTGACCTTGCAAATGCAAGGGCATCCCCGGAATTCTACCCATTATTGAAAAGATTCTATGAATCATTTATCAACGAGAACGCCATCAATGCCATCAAATCAATTTTTGGAATATTTAATAAGAAATAA